From the Oncorhynchus nerka isolate Pitt River linkage group LG20, Oner_Uvic_2.0, whole genome shotgun sequence genome, one window contains:
- the LOC115102083 gene encoding caspase recruitment domain-containing protein 19-like isoform X2 — protein sequence MAAPWSYSDGYHVQLQRDSQFLCSDQRMHTELVDKLVLQLNRTYPQILTDKEAQRFRNLSVPTVVRLAELLVHLQGKGEEACHEFYRGLQIHAYNVYFNLPTRVSRRRGPLFFLSCFSLAVGLALLYYYGEGNLSATGQFLSFSVLGLGRGTSEVLLAHAKDGSKIQ from the exons ATGGCAG CTCCCTGGTCATACTCAGACGGCTACCATGTGCAGCTGCAGAGAGACTCCCAGTTCCTGTGTTCAGACCAGAGGATGCACACTGAGCTGGTGGACAAGCTGGTGCTGCAGCTCAACAGGACCTACCCTCAGATACTGACTGACAAGGAGGCCCAGAGG TTCAGGAACCTGAGTGTGCCCACTGTGGTGCGATTGGCTGAGCTGCTCGTGCACctgcaggggaagggagaggaggcgtGTCATGAGTTCTACAGGGGGCTTCAGATCCACGCCTACAATGTCTATTTCAACCTGCCTACCAGAGTCAGCCGCAGAAGAG gaCCTCTGTTCTTCCTGAGTTGCTTTAGCCTTGCAGTGGGCTTAGCTCTGCTCTATTATTATGGAG AGGGTAATTTGAGTGCTACTGGTCAATTTCTGAGCTTCTCAGTGCTGGGACTGGGCAGAGGGACCAGTGAGGTTCTCCTAGCCCACGCCAAGGACGGATCCAAAATTCAATAA
- the LOC115102084 gene encoding ninjurin-1-like isoform X2, which yields MNHYANKKSAAESMLDVALLMANASQLKAVLEQGPDFSLYIPLITLISISLSLQVTVGVLLIFIVRWNLNDQSKHFRLNVMENLATGLVFVIVVVNVFITAFGVQKPNQKA from the exons ATGAACCACTATGCCAATAAGAAGAGTGCAGCAGAGAGCATGCTGGACGTAGCCCTGCTCATGGCCAACGCTTCCCAGCTGAAGGCTGTCCTGGAGCAGGGGCCAGACTTCTCCTTGTACATTCCCCTCATCACTCTCATCAGCATCTCCCTCAGCCTGCAGGTCACTGTGGGGGTCCTCCTCATCTTCATCG TGCGGTGGAACCTGAATGACCAGAGTAAACACTTCAGGCTGAATGTAATGGAGAACCTGGCCACAGGCCTCGTCTTCGTCATCGTAGTAGTCAACGTCTTCATCACTGCCTTTGGAGTACAGAAACCCAATCAGAAAGCCTGA
- the LOC115102083 gene encoding caspase recruitment domain-containing protein 19-like isoform X1, translating to MAAPWSYSDGYHVQLQRDSQFLCSDQRMHTELVDKLVLQLNRTYPQILTDKEAQRFRNLSVPTVVRLAELLVHLQGKGEEACHEFYRGLQIHAYNVYFNLPTRVSRRREPADPMGTNTVARRMERYVLNDRGPLFFLSCFSLAVGLALLYYYGEGNLSATGQFLSFSVLGLGRGTSEVLLAHAKDGSKIQ from the exons ATGGCAG CTCCCTGGTCATACTCAGACGGCTACCATGTGCAGCTGCAGAGAGACTCCCAGTTCCTGTGTTCAGACCAGAGGATGCACACTGAGCTGGTGGACAAGCTGGTGCTGCAGCTCAACAGGACCTACCCTCAGATACTGACTGACAAGGAGGCCCAGAGG TTCAGGAACCTGAGTGTGCCCACTGTGGTGCGATTGGCTGAGCTGCTCGTGCACctgcaggggaagggagaggaggcgtGTCATGAGTTCTACAGGGGGCTTCAGATCCACGCCTACAATGTCTATTTCAACCTGCCTACCAGAGTCAGCCGCAGAAGAG AGCCTGCAGACCCAATGGGGACTAACACTGTGGCCCGCCGCATGGAGAGATATGTACTTAATGACAGGG gaCCTCTGTTCTTCCTGAGTTGCTTTAGCCTTGCAGTGGGCTTAGCTCTGCTCTATTATTATGGAG AGGGTAATTTGAGTGCTACTGGTCAATTTCTGAGCTTCTCAGTGCTGGGACTGGGCAGAGGGACCAGTGAGGTTCTCCTAGCCCACGCCAAGGACGGATCCAAAATTCAATAA
- the LOC115102084 gene encoding ninjurin-1-like isoform X1, translating into MEMNGSADRENGGEVPHTGVWHGGSPSALLNMNHYANKKSAAESMLDVALLMANASQLKAVLEQGPDFSLYIPLITLISISLSLQVTVGVLLIFIVRWNLNDQSKHFRLNVMENLATGLVFVIVVVNVFITAFGVQKPNQKA; encoded by the exons GTTCCCCATACAGGTGTCTGGCACGGTGGCAGCCCCTCTGCTCTCCTGAACATGAACCACTATGCCAATAAGAAGAGTGCAGCAGAGAGCATGCTGGACGTAGCCCTGCTCATGGCCAACGCTTCCCAGCTGAAGGCTGTCCTGGAGCAGGGGCCAGACTTCTCCTTGTACATTCCCCTCATCACTCTCATCAGCATCTCCCTCAGCCTGCAGGTCACTGTGGGGGTCCTCCTCATCTTCATCG TGCGGTGGAACCTGAATGACCAGAGTAAACACTTCAGGCTGAATGTAATGGAGAACCTGGCCACAGGCCTCGTCTTCGTCATCGTAGTAGTCAACGTCTTCATCACTGCCTTTGGAGTACAGAAACCCAATCAGAAAGCCTGA